AAGCGGCGCATCACCTTCGACGACGTGGCGGGATATGAAGAGGTCAAGGAAGAGCTGAAGGAGATCGTCGACTACCTGAAGAACCCGCGGCGCTACATCGAGCTGGGCGCGCGCATCCCCAAGGGCGTGCTGCTCTACGGCCCGCCGGGCACGGGCAAGACCCACATGGCCCGGGCGGTAGCCGGCGAGGCGGGAGTTCCTTTCTATTACATCAGCGGTTCGGATTTCGTCGAGATGTTCGTCGGCGTGGGCGCGTCCCGGGTGCGGGACCTGTTCGAGCAGGCCAAGCGCAACGCGCCGGCCATCGTGTTTATTGACGAGATCGACGCCGTGGGCCGGCAGCGGGGCGCGGGCTACGGCGGCGGCCACGACGAGCGCGAGCAGACCCTCAACCAGCTGCTGGTGGAGATGGACGGCTTCGGCACCAACGAGGGCATCATCGTCATGGCGGCGACCAACCGGCCGGACGTGCTGGACCCGGCCCTGCTCCGGCCGGGCCGGTTCGACCGCCAGATCGTGATCGACCGGCCCGACCTGGTGGCCCGGGAGGCGATCCTGAAGGTCCACACCCGGTCCAAGCCGCTGGCGCCCGACGTGGACCTGGCGCTGCTGGCGCGGCGCACGCCGGGCTTCACCGGGGCCGATCTGGAGAACCTGGTCAACGAGGCGGCGCTGCTGGCGGCGCGGCGGCGCAAGAAGCAGATCGACATGCAGGACCTGGAGGACGCCATCGACCGCATCGTGGCCGGCGGTCCCGAGCGCAAGACGCGGGTGATGAGCGAGAAGGAGAAGCAGCGGGTGGCCTACCACGAGGCGGGGCATGCCCTGGTGGCCAAGCTGCTGCCCAACACGGACCCGGTGCACAAGATCTCCATCATCCCCCGCGGGGCTGCCCTGGGCTACGTGATGCAGCTGCCCACCGAGGACCGTTACCTCATCACCCGCCAGGAGATCCTGGACCGGGTCACCATGGCCCTGGCGGGCCGGGCCGCGGAGGAACTGGTCTTCGGCGAGGTCAGCACGGGCGCCCAGGACGACCTGGAGAAGTCGACCAAGATGGTGCGCCGGATGATCACCGAGTTCGGCATGAGCGACGAGCTGGGCCCCATGACCTTCGGCCACAAGATGGACGCGCCCTTCCTGGGCCGGGACCTGATCCGCGAGCGCAACTACAGCGAGGAAGTGGCGGCGGCCATCGACCGGGGCATCAGCGAGGTGATCAACGACTGCTACGACAGGGCCCTGCGGCTGCTGCGCGAGCACCGGGATAAGCTGGAGCGCATCGCCCGGCGGCTGCTGGAGAAGGAGACCATCGAGGCCGAGGAGCTGGACGCCCTGCTGCAGCAGGAGGGGGACGAACCGGCGGCGGCCGGCGAGAAGGCCTCCTGACGCCTGAAGCCGCCTGCGACCCGGGGCCGCCTGCCCGCGCCACCGGCCCCGCCACGCCGCCAACTGGGTCTATGCGGAGAAGGCAGCCCGGGGCACGCCGCCCCGGGCTCTTTGCCGCCGGCGGGCCGGGTCTTCAGGGATACCCCTGACCGGGAGCGTCGCCTTCACAGGCCGCAGGCGGTGCGGCACAATGGGGAATGTCCTGAAGAAGGAAAGCAAGGGCACCGCGCCCCGGGGAGGGTGAAGGATGGGCGACGGGCAAGCCACCCGCCAGCGGGAAGAGAAGTTGCAGCGGCGCCAGCGGGAGCGGCAGCAGCTGCAGGCCACGCGGGAGACCCTGCGCCGGCTGCTGGCCATCACCCGCCGCTGCCGCACCGGGGAGGAGTTTGCCCGTGCCCTCACGGCCCTTTGGGCCCAGGACACGCGTTTCGGCGGCGATCCGGGGCGGGGAGCGGGCCCGGTCTCCGGCACCGCCGGTGCGGATGCGGCGGGCGCCGTCGCCGGCACCACTGCCGGCGCTGCGGCCCCCGGCGCGGCCGCCGGCGCTACGGCCCCCGGCGCGGTCGACGGCACCCCCGTCACCGGGACTGCGGCTGCGAATGGGGCCGGCGCCGGCCCGGCTGCCGGACCTGCCGCGGCGGCCCTGCGTGCCCTGGCGGCGCTGCCGCCGCGGCAGCGGCCTGCCGAGCTGCAGCGCCGGTTCGGCCAGCTGGTCCCCGCTCCGGTGAGGGAGATCCTCCAGCGCCTTGACCAGCACGGGTACGGCGCCTTCCTGGTCGGCGGGTGCGTCCGGGACCTCCTGATGGCCCGGCCGCCCAAGGACTGGGACGTGGCCACCGCCGCCCGGCCGGACGAGGTGCGGCGCCTCTTCCCGCGCACCATCCCCACGGGCATCGAGCACGGTACGGTGACCGTCCGGCTGCGGGGCATGAGCGTGGAGGTCACCACCTTTCGCCAGGAAGCAGGCTACAGCGATCACCGTCACCCCGACCGGGTGGAGTTCACCCGCGACCTGCGGGCCGACCTGGAGCGGCGGGACCTGACCATCAACGCCATGGCGCTGGACCACCAGGGGCGGCTTCACGACCCCCTGGGCGGCCTGGATGACCTGGAACAGGGTCTGGTGCGGGCCGTGGGCGATCCCGAGGAGCGCTTCCGCGAGGATGCCCTGCGCCTGCTGCGGGTGGTGCGCTTCGCGGCGCGCCTGGGTTATCGGGTCGAACCCCGCACCGGGGCGGCCCTGGCGCGCTGCGCCCCCCTGATCCGCCACGTCTCCTGGGAGCGCATCCGGGAGGAGATGGCCGGCCTGCTGACCAGCCCGCGTCCTGCCTGGGGGCTGGAACTGCTGCGCACCAGCGGGCTGCTGGAGCCCATCTGGCCCGAGCTGCTGGAAGGCGTGGACGTTCCGCAGAACGTCCACCATGCCTACACCGTCTGGGAGCACAACCTCCTGGCTTGCGAGTACACGCCGCCGGTCCTGCGGCTGCGCCTGGCGGGCCTCCTGCACGACGTGGGCAAGCCGCGGACGGTGTCCGTCGACGCCCAGGGCGAGCGGCACTTCTACCACCACGAGGTGGTGGGGGCCCAGATGGCCCGGGACATGCTGCGGCGCCTGCGCTTTGACAACGAGACCGTCCAGCACGTGGTCCACCTGGTCCGCCACCACCTGGCGCTGCACCACTACCCCGGGATGACCGACGCCGCCATCCGGCGGCTGATCCAGCGCATCGGCTTCGACTACCTGGAAGATCTCATCATCCTGCGGGTGGCCGACCGGGCCGCCTCGGGAACCAAGCGGGCGCCCATCTCCCGGGGCGCCTACCGGCTGCTCACCCGCATGGAGAAGATCCTGGAGCAGGACGCGGCCTTCAGCCTGCACGACCTGGCGGTCGACGGCCACGACGTCATGGCGGCCACGGGCCTGGGGCCGGGACCGGCCATCGGGTGGATCCTGCAGCAGCTGCTGGAGGACGTGCTGGACGAACCCGCCCGGAACCGGCGGGAGTGGCTGCTGGAACGGGCCGCCCAGCTGCGGGTGGAGGCCGAGGAGCGATTTGCCGGCCGGAAAGGGCGATCCTCCTGAGGGTGGGTCGGGACGGGGGGAAGGGATGACCCGGCTCCGGTGGCGCGCTCGGGAGTTGGGCCCCGGGGCGCGGCGCCGCGGCATCCCCCCGGCGGGAACGGTCCGGCCCGTGCCGGGCGGCACCGCAGCCGGGTCACCGGGACGGGCACGGGCCGCCTGCATGGTGCGGGACGGAGGACCAGGGAGGGTGAGGGGCGTGGACGGGACGAGGGGCGCGGGCACGGGCCCGGCAGGAGGGGCCCGGCGGGGCGGTGCCGCCGGGATGGCGGCAGCGGGTGGACTCCGGGCGGAAGGGCCTTCCGTACCCCAGATGGGGCGGCTGCGGGCCCTGCAGGAGCGCATGGAGTCGGCGGGGATCGACCTTCTGATTCTGACCCCGGGGACCAGCTGGTTGTACCTCACGGGCCTTCCCCTACTGGGCAGCCGGCTGGCCCTGGCCGTGGTACCGCGGCGCGGCGAGCCCTCCTTCGCCGTGCCCCTGCTCGAGGCCGGGCGGGTGGTGGAGGCGCCCCTGGTGCGG
This is a stretch of genomic DNA from Thermaerobacter sp. PB12/4term. It encodes these proteins:
- the ftsH gene encoding ATP-dependent zinc metalloprotease FtsH is translated as MKPNRIFKNLLFYLILLFFAIAIVQRLNPVTTEVQSLSTGELLEKIEQGQVERVVYDESHRAVTGQLKDGTHFRANVPDLDWPTIREWQQKGVQVDTRPIEETPWWTNLLTALLPVILVVAAFFFIMQQTQGTGSRVMQFAKSRARLHQPDEKRRITFDDVAGYEEVKEELKEIVDYLKNPRRYIELGARIPKGVLLYGPPGTGKTHMARAVAGEAGVPFYYISGSDFVEMFVGVGASRVRDLFEQAKRNAPAIVFIDEIDAVGRQRGAGYGGGHDEREQTLNQLLVEMDGFGTNEGIIVMAATNRPDVLDPALLRPGRFDRQIVIDRPDLVAREAILKVHTRSKPLAPDVDLALLARRTPGFTGADLENLVNEAALLAARRRKKQIDMQDLEDAIDRIVAGGPERKTRVMSEKEKQRVAYHEAGHALVAKLLPNTDPVHKISIIPRGAALGYVMQLPTEDRYLITRQEILDRVTMALAGRAAEELVFGEVSTGAQDDLEKSTKMVRRMITEFGMSDELGPMTFGHKMDAPFLGRDLIRERNYSEEVAAAIDRGISEVINDCYDRALRLLREHRDKLERIARRLLEKETIEAEELDALLQQEGDEPAAAGEKAS
- a CDS encoding CCA tRNA nucleotidyltransferase, translated to MGDGQATRQREEKLQRRQRERQQLQATRETLRRLLAITRRCRTGEEFARALTALWAQDTRFGGDPGRGAGPVSGTAGADAAGAVAGTTAGAAAPGAAAGATAPGAVDGTPVTGTAAANGAGAGPAAGPAAAALRALAALPPRQRPAELQRRFGQLVPAPVREILQRLDQHGYGAFLVGGCVRDLLMARPPKDWDVATAARPDEVRRLFPRTIPTGIEHGTVTVRLRGMSVEVTTFRQEAGYSDHRHPDRVEFTRDLRADLERRDLTINAMALDHQGRLHDPLGGLDDLEQGLVRAVGDPEERFREDALRLLRVVRFAARLGYRVEPRTGAALARCAPLIRHVSWERIREEMAGLLTSPRPAWGLELLRTSGLLEPIWPELLEGVDVPQNVHHAYTVWEHNLLACEYTPPVLRLRLAGLLHDVGKPRTVSVDAQGERHFYHHEVVGAQMARDMLRRLRFDNETVQHVVHLVRHHLALHHYPGMTDAAIRRLIQRIGFDYLEDLIILRVADRAASGTKRAPISRGAYRLLTRMEKILEQDAAFSLHDLAVDGHDVMAATGLGPGPAIGWILQQLLEDVLDEPARNRREWLLERAAQLRVEAEERFAGRKGRSS